In the Larus michahellis chromosome 6, bLarMic1.1, whole genome shotgun sequence genome, one interval contains:
- the ACTR1A gene encoding alpha-centractin, which produces MESYDVIANQPVVIDNGSGVIKAGFAGDQIPKYCFPNYVGRPKHVRVMAGALEGDIFIGPKAEEHRGLLSIRYPMEHGIVKDWNDMERIWQYVYSKDQLQTFSEEHPVLLTEAPLNPRKNRERAAEVFFETFNVPALFISMQAVLSLYATGRTTGVVLDSGDGVTHAVPIYEGFAMPHSIMRIDIAGRDVSRFLRLYLRKEGYDFHTTSEFEIVKTIKERACYLSINPQKDETLETEKAQYYLPDGSTIEIGPARFRAPELLFRPDLIGEECEGLHEVLVFAIQKSDMDLRRTLFSNIVLSGGSTLFKGFGDRLLSEVKKLAPKDVKIRISAPQERLYSTWIGGSILASLDTFKKMWVSKKEYEEDGARAIQRKSF; this is translated from the exons ATGGAGTCCTACGACGTGATAGCGAACCAGCCCGTCGTCATAGACAAC GGCTCAGGTGTGATTAAAGCAGGTTTTGCAGGCGATCAAATACCGAAATACTGCTTTCCAAACTA TGTGGGCAGACCAAAGCATGTTCGTGTTATGGCTGGTGCTTTAGAAGGGGATATTTTCATTGGTCCAAAGGCAGAG GAGCACAGAGGTCTCCTCTCAATCCGATACCCGATGGAGCATGGCATAGTGAAGGACTGGAACGACATGGAGCGCATTTGGCAGTATGTGTATTCAAAAGACCAGCTTCAGACATTCTCAGAGGAG CATCCTGTGCTGCTGACGGAAGCACCCCTAAACCCGCGCAAGAACAGAGAGCGTGCTGCTGAGGTGTTTTTTGAGACCTTCAATGTGCCAGCACTATTCATCTCCATGCAAGCTGTGCTTAGTCT CTATGCGACTGGAAGGACTACAGGAGTGGTGCTGGACTCCGGGGATGGCGTTACCCATGCGGTTCCCATCTATGAAGGCTTTGCCATGCCTCACTCCATCATGCGGATTGACATTGCTGGCCGTGATGTCTCACGCTTCCTGCGTCTCTATCTCCGGAAGGAAGGCTATGATTTCCACACAACCTCTGAGTTTGAGATTGTCAAGACCATCAAGGAG CGTGCCTGCTACCTGTCAATAAACCCCCAGAAGGATGAGACTCTGGAGACCGAGAAGGCTCAGTACTACCTGCCAGATGGAAGTACTATTGAG ATCGGCCCTGCCCGTTTTCGAGCCCCAGAGCTCCTGTTCCGGCCAGACCTGATAGGGGAGGAATGTGAAGGACTCCACGAGGTGCTCGTTTTTGCCATTCAAAAATCAGACATGGACCTGAGGCGAACGCTGTTCTCCAACATTGTGCTGTCTGGAGGCTCCACGCTTTTCAAAG GCTTTGGTGACAGGCTGTTGAGCGAAGTGAAGAAACTAGCTCCGAAGGACGTCAAAATAAGG ATATCAGCTCCTCAGGAGAGATTGTATTCCACGTGGATTGG CGGCTCTATCCTGGCCTCACTGGACACCTTTAAGAAAATGTGGGTTTCGAAAAAGGAATATGAAGAAGATGGAGCTCGTGCCATCCAACGAAAAAGCTTCTAG
- the MFSD13A gene encoding transmembrane protein 180 yields MGLRPLACLFHLPTAVIYGSLSLFVSILHNVFLLYYVDTFVSVYKIDKLSFWIGETVFLIWNSLNDPLFGWLSDRVFLSTQQPGAEISSPEVVLKRLRALSHNGPLFAISFLAFWVAWAHPGLQFLLCLCMYDSFLTMVDLHHNALLADLAVSAKDRTSLNFYCSLFSAIGSLSVFMSYAVWNKEDFFSFRIFCIVLALCSIVGFTLSTQLLRQRFEADGKAKWDQESTLKELYIEKLSVPQEQRITLAEYLQQLSRHRNFLWFVCMNLVQVFHCHFNSNFFPLFLEHLLSDKISVSTGSFLLGVSYIAPHLNNLYFLSLCRRCGVYAVVRGLFFLKLALSVVMLLAGPDQVYLLCIFIASNRVFTEGTCKLLNLVVTDLVDEDLVLNRRKQAASALLFGMVALVTKPGQTFAPLIGTWLLCTYTGYDIFQRNPLSNVVSAQPKLESAAALEPTLRQGCFYLLVFVPIVCALLQLLSWSQFSLHGKRLQMVKAQRQNLTQGRAPEVKTI; encoded by the exons ATGGGGTTGCGACCGTTGGCTTGTCTTTTTCATCTGCCCACTGCAGTGATCTACGGGTCCCTGTCgctgtttgtttccattttgcacaATGTGTTCCTCCTGTACTACGTGGACACCTTTGTCTCTGTTTACAAGATTGATAAACTGTCCTTTTGGATAGGAGAG aCAGTGTTTCTGATCTGGAACAGCCTCAATGACCCTCTGTTTGGTTGGCTGAGTGACCGAGTGTTCCTTAGCACACAGCA GCCAGGAGCAGAGATTTCCTCCCCAGAAGTAGTTCTGAAGAGGCTCAGAGCGCTAAGCCACAATGGCCCCCTCTTTGCCATCTCTTTCCTGGCTTTCTGGGTTGCCTGGGCTCATCCTGGTTTGCAGTTCCTTCTTTGCCTTTGCATGTACGACAGCTTTCTCACCATGGTTGACCTCCATCACAACGCCTTGCTCGCAGACCTGGCTGTTTCAGCAAAAGACAGGACTAGCCTCAACTTCTACTGCTCCCTCTTCAGTGCCATAGGCTCCCTCTCTGTGTTCATGTCCTACGCGGTGTGGAACAAAGAGGACTTCTTTTCCTTTCGCATATTTTGCATCGTGCTGGCCCTCTGCTCCATTGTTGGTTTTACCCTGTCCACACAGCTGCTCCGCCAGCGGTTTGAGGCTGATGGGAAAGCAAAATGGGACCAAGAATCAACCCTGAAAGA GCTGTACATTGAGAAACTCTCCGTCCCCCAGGAGCAGAGGATCACCCTGGCAGAGTATCTCCAGCAGCTCTCCCGACATCGCAATTTCCTCTGGTTTGTCTGCATGAACCTCGTCCAG GTTTTTCACTGCCACTTTAACAGCAACTTCTTCCCTCTGTTCCTGGAGCACCTGCTGTCAGACAAGATCTCGGTCTCTACTGGATCCTTCCTGCTCG GTGTTTCCTACATTGCCCCCCATCTCAACAACCTCTACTTCCTGTCCCTCTGCCGCCGCTGTGGGGTTTATGCTGTGGTGCGAGGACTCTTCTTCCTGAAGCTGGCTCTCAGCGTTGTCATGCTCCTGGCAGGACCCGATCAGGTGTATCTGCTCTGCATCTTCATTGCCAG CAACCGGGTGTTCACAGAAGGGACCTGCAAGTTGCTCAACCTGGTGGTCACCGACTTGGTGGATGAGGATCTAGTCCTGAACCGTAGGAAGCAGGCGGCCTCCGCACTGCTCTTTGGGATGGTGGCTCTGGTCACCAAGCCAGGACAGACCTTCGCCCCTCTGATCGgcacctggctgctctgcacgtACACAG GCTACGACATCTTCCAGCGCAACCCCTTGAGCAACGTTGTGAGCGCCCAGCCGAAGCTGGAGTCTGCTGCAGCCTTGGAGCCAACTCTTCGCCAGGGCTGCTTTTACCTCCTCGTCTTTGTACCCATCGTGTGCgcactgctgcagctcctcagctggtCGCAGTTCAGCTTGCATGGGAAACGTCTGCAGATGGTGAAGGCTCAGCGCCAAAACCTGACGCAAGGCCGAGCACCGGAGGTCAAAACAATCTAG